A genomic stretch from Aerococcaceae bacterium zg-1292 includes:
- a CDS encoding helix-turn-helix transcriptional regulator, whose amino-acid sequence MDEIMFLKNLINCAYHLDLACYSNLGKPSSNNNPLSNMLLTEEDLINKAILRGEKIDKPFILSNKINLTWLVAFEKENLQLKNIYFLGPVCLSDPDFALISQYVQQLAISISDKIELKNYLKNIPITPILSLLQNGIMLHYTLTKEKIALHQILPERISQKDVSSIHSCDSPNHSAWLIESQIMQLVEEGNSNFREKLSELSLNRNVGQLSNNDSLRQLKNMILASVVLVSRAAIRGGLSPAIAYPLSDYYIRSVEKCQTISELTNINNIMMEDFVNRVHQTKESPIKNKYLLIVRDYIDSYLDTPLSVEELAKLVNYSPYYLTRKFKKEFHIDMIQYIQQARLTYSLDLLRYSQMSIQEISQHLHFSSPSYFSKLFKDYYQCTPSFYRKKLSL is encoded by the coding sequence ATGGATGAAATAATGTTTTTGAAAAACTTGATAAACTGTGCATATCATTTAGATTTAGCTTGTTACAGTAATTTAGGAAAACCATCTAGCAATAATAACCCTTTATCAAACATGCTTTTAACTGAAGAGGACTTAATCAATAAAGCTATTTTACGAGGGGAAAAAATAGACAAACCTTTTATCTTGTCTAACAAAATAAATTTAACCTGGTTAGTTGCTTTTGAAAAAGAAAATCTACAACTTAAAAACATTTACTTTTTAGGTCCAGTTTGTTTATCTGATCCAGACTTTGCCTTAATATCTCAGTATGTGCAACAACTTGCAATCTCTATTTCAGACAAAATTGAATTGAAAAATTATCTCAAAAATATTCCTATTACCCCTATCCTATCTCTCCTTCAAAATGGAATAATGCTTCATTACACATTGACAAAAGAAAAAATTGCCCTTCATCAGATTTTACCCGAGAGAATCTCCCAAAAAGATGTCTCCTCCATACATTCATGCGATTCTCCAAATCACAGCGCCTGGTTAATTGAGTCTCAGATTATGCAACTCGTAGAAGAAGGAAACTCTAACTTCCGCGAAAAACTTAGTGAATTATCGCTTAATCGTAATGTTGGTCAGCTTAGTAATAATGATTCTCTGAGACAGCTGAAAAATATGATACTAGCAAGTGTGGTACTTGTCTCGCGCGCGGCCATCCGAGGGGGACTCAGCCCCGCAATCGCATATCCTCTAAGCGATTATTATATTCGTTCTGTAGAAAAATGTCAGACTATTTCTGAACTAACAAATATCAACAATATTATGATGGAAGATTTTGTTAATCGTGTACATCAAACCAAAGAATCTCCTATAAAAAATAAATATTTATTGATTGTCCGTGATTATATTGATAGCTACTTAGACACACCTCTATCTGTTGAGGAACTAGCCAAACTGGTTAACTATTCGCCTTACTATCTTACTAGAAAATTCAAAAAAGAGTTCCATATTGATATGATTCAGTATATTCAGCAGGCAAGACTAACTTATTCATTGGATTTATTGCGCTACAGTCAAATGTCTATTCAGGAAATCAGTCAGCATTTACATTTTTCATCACCAAGCTATTTTTCTAAACTATTTAAAGATTACTATCAGTGTACACCTAGTTTTTATCGAAAAAAACTATCTTTATAG
- a CDS encoding LacI family DNA-binding transcriptional regulator, translated as MVTLKEIAKLANVNPSTVSRALNDSGYVHPETKEKIFEAASSLSYHPKKVNNILKKGKTKTIGVIVPSLQLNIFSGLVEAIEKEAMKYGYGIIIATTQDDPVREKAVIERFVQNFIDGLIIAASGKNNKLIQEVNLENIPVVQLIREYDDILPSVTGNYYQCAYDAVCFLASKGCRHIGLINGKADCLPFKERYLGYLDAMKKNGNLRFLNYLNQDKEENFDIGYEGVNKLLIHDSKLEAIVVANDIQGIGVLKKIKEMGNDISRKLKVISLTGNPINALLETSLSTMELPVEVLAEECVKMTLGKIAKSNQKIINNEFDAEKYVFQFKLIERDSTN; from the coding sequence ATGGTAACGCTAAAAGAAATTGCTAAGTTAGCGAATGTAAACCCAAGTACTGTTTCACGTGCTTTAAATGATTCAGGGTATGTTCATCCGGAAACAAAAGAGAAAATATTCGAAGCTGCTAGCAGCTTGAGTTATCATCCCAAAAAAGTGAATAATATTCTTAAAAAAGGAAAAACAAAAACCATTGGTGTTATCGTTCCATCACTGCAATTAAATATATTTTCGGGATTAGTTGAAGCTATTGAAAAAGAAGCGATGAAATACGGATATGGTATTATTATTGCGACTACCCAAGACGATCCGGTTCGGGAAAAAGCAGTCATTGAACGATTTGTTCAAAATTTTATTGATGGCTTGATTATTGCAGCTTCTGGTAAAAACAATAAGCTGATACAAGAAGTAAATTTAGAGAATATTCCGGTTGTGCAATTAATTCGCGAATATGATGATATATTGCCTTCTGTTACTGGAAATTATTATCAGTGTGCTTATGACGCCGTTTGCTTTTTAGCTAGTAAAGGATGCAGACATATTGGATTGATTAATGGTAAAGCAGATTGCTTACCGTTTAAAGAACGGTATTTAGGATATCTTGACGCTATGAAAAAGAACGGGAATTTGAGGTTTTTAAATTATCTGAATCAAGATAAGGAAGAAAATTTCGATATAGGGTATGAAGGTGTCAATAAATTGCTGATCCACGATTCTAAGTTGGAGGCTATTGTGGTAGCTAACGATATCCAAGGAATCGGTGTGTTGAAAAAAATAAAAGAGATGGGCAACGATATTTCAAGAAAACTTAAAGTTATCAGCTTAACAGGTAATCCTATAAATGCATTGTTAGAAACGAGTTTATCGACAATGGAATTACCAGTTGAGGTGTTAGCAGAAGAATGCGTAAAAATGACACTTGGCAAGATTGCAAAGAGTAACCAAAAAATAATTAACAATGAATTTGATGCAGAAAAGTATGTCTTTCAATTTAAATTAATAGAGCGAGATAGTACAAATTGA
- a CDS encoding divalent metal cation transporter, translated as MIESNTETFDPLKVKRLPISKLLKQIGPGIILTGTTIGPGLLTTAAMLGANFNYSLLWLFIPIAIMGFAFVYSSYLVSLLTDKPVIHAIRHYYGGKAAAFVGITLFISCTFFTIGNITGTGAGMHLIFGMDWKIGAIIMLIVLSLIYLSKNVYNKVEGIMSVLVFGMAIAFMYTLIDIGGPDYNQVSDGFFHWSIPAGGMLTIVGFLGSSASITTGVYGTYLAKEKGWKKENLFNGSIMADTISHIIGVVLITSIIMMVGAVVLYTTQSQIKSPADLAEMLTPTMGKRLASFVMGVALVSAAFSSITGNTTRSVVLLNAGFDKPTHFEDSSIRRNSIIILVISAIIAFTYGGSPTQLILISNVLTNIATPVAGFYMCRLILKEEIYQKFGMKRPTWIVVMYYVSYIVYVFFTVLLLSERIPKLINML; from the coding sequence ATGATTGAATCAAACACAGAAACATTTGATCCTCTAAAAGTAAAACGTTTACCGATATCGAAATTACTAAAACAAATTGGCCCCGGTATTATTTTAACTGGAACAACAATCGGCCCAGGTTTGTTGACAACAGCGGCTATGTTAGGAGCGAATTTTAATTATTCACTATTATGGTTATTTATTCCTATCGCAATAATGGGATTCGCGTTTGTGTATTCTTCATATCTTGTTTCTCTTTTGACCGATAAACCGGTTATCCATGCGATTCGCCATTATTATGGTGGAAAAGCGGCAGCTTTCGTTGGGATTACATTATTTATTTCTTGTACATTCTTTACGATTGGAAATATTACAGGAACAGGTGCTGGAATGCATTTGATATTTGGTATGGACTGGAAAATCGGTGCGATAATAATGCTTATTGTACTATCGCTTATCTATTTATCAAAAAATGTGTATAATAAAGTTGAAGGGATTATGTCAGTGTTAGTTTTTGGTATGGCAATTGCGTTTATGTATACATTAATAGATATTGGCGGGCCAGATTATAATCAAGTAAGTGATGGCTTTTTTCATTGGTCAATTCCAGCTGGAGGTATGTTGACTATTGTTGGATTCTTAGGGAGTTCAGCGAGTATTACTACAGGGGTCTATGGTACTTATTTAGCTAAAGAAAAAGGTTGGAAAAAAGAAAATTTATTTAACGGATCAATAATGGCAGATACAATTTCGCATATTATTGGAGTGGTATTAATTACATCAATAATAATGATGGTAGGAGCTGTTGTATTATATACCACGCAATCACAAATAAAATCTCCAGCAGATTTAGCTGAGATGTTAACGCCAACGATGGGCAAAAGATTGGCTTCTTTTGTGATGGGCGTAGCGTTAGTGTCCGCTGCTTTTTCATCTATCACAGGGAATACGACCAGATCAGTTGTGTTATTAAACGCTGGGTTTGATAAACCGACTCATTTTGAAGACTCTAGTATCCGTAGAAATTCAATCATAATTTTAGTAATTTCTGCAATTATAGCGTTCACGTACGGTGGTTCTCCCACGCAATTAATTTTAATTTCTAATGTGCTAACAAACATAGCGACTCCGGTTGCAGGATTTTATATGTGTCGTCTCATCCTTAAAGAAGAAATCTATCAAAAATTTGGAATGAAGAGACCAACTTGGATTGTTGTAATGTATTATGTTAGCTATATTGTTTATGTATTCTTTACAGTGCTGTTATTAAGTGAACGAATTCCTAAATTAATCAATATGTTATAG